One genomic region from Polyangium spumosum encodes:
- a CDS encoding DUF4149 domain-containing protein translates to MNDVFTEADLAPDPQEKWAHIASIVDRVAALVAVLAGGVYIGGMVALGACAAPAVFALAPAPFSGNAMGAAFARFDKIALGAALCVLAAEVARTVAARRRGRTILSRLRRSCTLFMAVSAAYVGLSLTPRINDLHRQGVRRDGTPQGQVLELVHQRAELFGKIGTGMALGLVALTIFTIQPRRPDDEEDDEEAVAPLPPGPRDG, encoded by the coding sequence ATGAACGACGTTTTCACCGAGGCCGATCTGGCCCCCGATCCGCAGGAAAAGTGGGCGCATATCGCCTCGATCGTCGACCGCGTCGCGGCCCTCGTCGCCGTCCTCGCGGGCGGCGTGTACATCGGCGGCATGGTCGCGCTCGGCGCTTGCGCGGCGCCCGCCGTCTTCGCCCTCGCCCCCGCGCCTTTCTCGGGCAACGCGATGGGCGCGGCCTTCGCGCGTTTCGACAAGATCGCCCTCGGCGCGGCCCTCTGCGTGCTCGCCGCCGAGGTCGCGAGGACCGTCGCCGCGCGTCGCCGCGGCCGCACGATCCTCTCGCGCCTCCGCCGCTCCTGCACCCTCTTCATGGCCGTCTCCGCGGCCTACGTCGGTTTGTCGCTCACGCCGCGTATCAACGACCTGCATCGCCAAGGCGTGCGCCGCGATGGTACGCCGCAGGGACAGGTCCTCGAGCTCGTGCACCAGCGCGCGGAGCTCTTTGGCAAGATCGGCACGGGGATGGCTCTCGGCCTCGTCGCGCTCACCATCTTCACCATCCAGCCGCGCAGGCCGGACGACGAGGAAGATGACGAAGAGGCGGTCGCGCCCTTGCCGCCGGGCCCTCGCGACGGCTGA
- a CDS encoding tocopherol cyclase family protein gives MNESRDPNAVRFDPASGADHVESYFLKANDPSGERALWIKATIFASAREPGRPLAEGWAIAFDRRGGTSKHVAVKHVLPFSDALFGAEGLDIAWSIAGSDDRMRIRPGDTHGRITRREHSIRWDLRFDGEARPFVPFPHPAMYRGKFPKSKTLTPYPDLVFSGEVDVDGERWDLSGWRGMQGHNWGRGHADLYAWCHVNTWESEADLTVEALSGRVRVGPVLTPLVTLVCARFRGVTYTWNGPLEIARAHGDVGLRRYSFSAEGHAARIEGTFEAETDDMVGLYYPNPDGPMTYCLNSKLARAHLRFEAAGRPPVVVKSHAAALEIGTRDADHGVRMHV, from the coding sequence ATGAACGAGTCGAGAGATCCGAACGCCGTCCGCTTCGACCCGGCGTCCGGCGCCGATCACGTCGAGAGCTACTTCCTCAAGGCGAACGACCCTTCGGGCGAACGCGCGCTCTGGATCAAGGCCACGATCTTCGCCTCCGCGCGCGAACCCGGGCGACCCCTCGCCGAGGGCTGGGCGATCGCCTTCGATCGTCGCGGCGGGACGAGCAAACACGTCGCGGTCAAGCACGTGCTCCCCTTCTCGGACGCGCTCTTCGGCGCGGAGGGCCTCGACATCGCCTGGAGCATCGCGGGCTCGGACGACCGCATGCGCATCCGGCCCGGCGACACGCACGGGCGCATCACGCGGCGCGAACACTCGATCCGCTGGGACCTTCGATTCGACGGCGAAGCGCGCCCGTTCGTCCCCTTCCCGCACCCCGCGATGTACCGCGGCAAGTTCCCGAAATCGAAGACCCTCACCCCGTACCCCGACCTCGTCTTCTCCGGCGAGGTCGACGTCGACGGCGAGCGCTGGGACCTCTCTGGTTGGCGCGGCATGCAGGGGCACAACTGGGGCCGTGGGCACGCCGATCTTTATGCCTGGTGCCACGTCAACACCTGGGAGAGCGAAGCGGACCTGACCGTCGAAGCTCTCTCCGGCCGCGTCCGCGTGGGCCCTGTGCTCACGCCGCTCGTCACCCTCGTCTGCGCGCGTTTCCGCGGCGTGACCTACACCTGGAACGGCCCGCTCGAGATCGCGCGCGCGCACGGCGACGTCGGCCTGCGTCGCTACAGCTTCTCCGCCGAGGGCCACGCGGCGCGCATCGAGGGCACCTTCGAGGCCGAGACCGACGACATGGTGGGCCTCTACTACCCGAACCCCGACGGCCCCATGACCTACTGCCTGAACAGCAAGCTCGCGCGCGCCCATCTGCGCTTCGAGGCCGCGGGCAGGCCGCCCGTCGTCGTGAAGAGCCACGCGGCCGCGCTCGAGATCGGCACGCGCGACGCCGACCACGGCGTGAGGATGCACGTATGA
- a CDS encoding HEAT repeat domain-containing protein, translated as MFRAPALPRTLDAALRDVGSSKPSVRADAVRDLVRHAEDARSQVVRALERALSDEAATVRSAAALGLADVGANEALPALLVAIEDDDVHVRQMALTALGEIGDCRAAQRLARALEDARAEVRFQAVIAYARVCKDRASVVEALAARTRDADPLVCHIALRMAEEIGGGEGDPAVDPILVARARALLEHASPTVRVAAAVVLAHSGDRAGAKVLASVVNGSIKTEDAEDEAAAVELAGSLGLEEARVGLERRAFGGAFGLGRDRFAWHARVALASMGHARATREITDELGSWDRNKRTLAVAAVGRARIRSARALVAAMEGDPSRADPHAVSEALLALAEDEPA; from the coding sequence ATGTTCCGGGCGCCTGCGTTACCTCGCACCCTCGACGCCGCCCTGCGCGACGTGGGCTCGTCCAAGCCCTCCGTGCGCGCGGACGCCGTGCGTGATCTCGTCCGCCACGCCGAGGACGCGCGTAGCCAGGTCGTGCGGGCCCTCGAGCGCGCGCTCTCCGATGAAGCCGCGACCGTCCGCTCGGCCGCCGCGCTCGGGCTCGCGGACGTGGGCGCGAACGAGGCGCTGCCCGCCTTGCTCGTCGCCATCGAGGACGACGACGTCCACGTCCGGCAGATGGCCCTGACGGCGCTCGGCGAGATCGGCGACTGCCGCGCCGCGCAGAGGCTCGCCCGCGCGCTCGAAGATGCCCGCGCCGAGGTCCGGTTCCAGGCGGTCATCGCCTACGCCCGCGTCTGCAAGGATCGAGCGTCCGTCGTCGAGGCGCTCGCCGCGCGCACGCGAGACGCCGACCCGCTCGTCTGCCACATCGCGCTGCGCATGGCCGAGGAGATCGGCGGCGGCGAGGGCGACCCCGCGGTGGATCCGATCCTCGTGGCGAGGGCGCGCGCCCTGCTCGAACACGCCTCGCCGACGGTGCGCGTCGCCGCCGCCGTGGTGCTCGCGCACAGCGGCGATCGGGCGGGGGCCAAGGTGCTCGCGTCCGTGGTGAACGGCTCGATCAAGACGGAGGACGCCGAGGACGAGGCGGCCGCCGTCGAGCTCGCGGGTTCGCTCGGACTGGAAGAGGCGCGCGTGGGGCTCGAGCGTCGGGCGTTCGGCGGCGCGTTTGGCCTCGGCCGCGACCGCTTCGCGTGGCACGCGCGTGTGGCGCTCGCGAGCATGGGCCACGCCCGCGCCACGCGTGAGATCACCGACGAGCTCGGCTCGTGGGATCGCAACAAGCGCACGCTCGCGGTCGCCGCTGTCGGTCGGGCGCGCATCCGCTCGGCCCGCGCGCTCGTCGCGGCCATGGAGGGGGATCCTTCGCGGGCCGATCCGCACGCCGTGAGCGAGGCCCTCCTCGCGCTCGCGGAGGACGAACCTGCATGA
- a CDS encoding YfhL family 4Fe-4S dicluster ferredoxin produces MATYITEDCINCGACEPECPNEAISEGDEIYVIDPELCTECVGFYDHEACQAVCPVECCLPDPKRVETEEALITRAARLHPDDGELKSRVTKNDFPSRFRK; encoded by the coding sequence ATGGCCACTTACATCACCGAAGATTGCATCAACTGCGGCGCTTGCGAGCCGGAGTGCCCCAACGAGGCGATCAGCGAGGGCGACGAGATCTACGTGATCGACCCCGAGCTCTGCACCGAGTGCGTCGGCTTCTACGATCACGAGGCCTGCCAGGCTGTTTGTCCGGTGGAGTGCTGCTTGCCCGACCCGAAGCGCGTGGAGACCGAGGAGGCGCTCATCACCCGCGCCGCTCGCCTGCACCCGGACGACGGCGAGCTCAAGTCGCGCGTCACCAAGAACGACTTCCCCTCCCGTTTCCGCAAGTAA
- a CDS encoding serine/threonine-protein kinase: MNPDERETAEEARAHAAASRRLEEACDFAGAAREALLAGDARRAARLGALGGDEATTREAITRVAERLPREVALAAASDLASRGFGKYAGALYALLGEHAEAASAFVVAGEALRAAESFERAGQPAEAARALESVIRQRPDEAAPRLALGALLARHGRTEGAIKALQQIDVAAPERAAALPLLARCFEEVGLAEAAREARAEMARLGVHDETPAKDAPKASGRKNERRAGGVVLFGRYETTREIAQSAHARLVEAVDRISGERVAVKIFSGLVEGAGRDALQRFEREARALERLRHPNVVPLHQYVPEGPAMVLAFMRGGSLADKMREGPMAPARAAEITCLLLSALGEAHRLGILHRDVKPANVLFDDAGTAMLSDFGAAHLGDLSSTATAGAIGTYAYMSPEQRLGRPAGITSDLYAVGAVLYELLTGEAAEPVRGRFHGAAPSEKNPELGPEHDAAVATLLAEEPDRRPEDAFEARRALSALRWPEALPKRWTTTNESERPAAPKQGDRLGPPLALGDGRDMASLRHDAWLDREVLVIPMDEASLAQARAFARAGSPALPTVLRVDRAAGEIWVAPPLGKALADAPRSLDAATIERLGQALVALAAVGGAHGHVDAQHLYWFDGELELAWPRKPAPPDAAARDLAAIEALARGTSPPR; this comes from the coding sequence ATGAACCCCGACGAGCGCGAGACGGCAGAAGAGGCCCGGGCGCACGCGGCGGCGTCGCGCAGGCTCGAGGAGGCATGTGATTTCGCGGGGGCGGCGCGGGAGGCGTTGCTCGCGGGGGACGCGCGGCGGGCAGCGCGGCTCGGCGCGCTCGGCGGGGACGAGGCGACGACGCGGGAGGCGATCACGCGGGTCGCGGAGCGGCTGCCACGCGAGGTGGCGCTGGCCGCGGCGTCGGATCTCGCGTCGCGCGGGTTCGGCAAGTACGCAGGGGCGCTCTACGCGTTGCTCGGCGAGCACGCGGAGGCGGCGAGCGCGTTCGTCGTGGCCGGCGAGGCGCTACGCGCGGCCGAGAGCTTCGAGCGCGCGGGGCAACCCGCGGAGGCGGCGCGCGCGCTGGAGAGCGTGATCCGACAGCGACCGGACGAGGCCGCGCCGCGGCTCGCGCTGGGCGCGCTGCTCGCGCGGCACGGGCGGACCGAGGGGGCGATCAAGGCGCTGCAGCAGATCGACGTCGCAGCGCCGGAGCGAGCCGCGGCGCTGCCCTTGCTCGCGCGGTGCTTCGAGGAGGTCGGGCTCGCCGAAGCGGCGCGGGAGGCGCGCGCGGAGATGGCGCGGCTCGGGGTGCACGACGAGACGCCGGCGAAGGACGCGCCGAAGGCGTCGGGCCGGAAAAACGAGCGGCGCGCCGGAGGCGTGGTCCTCTTCGGGCGCTACGAGACGACGCGCGAGATCGCGCAGTCGGCGCACGCGAGGCTCGTCGAGGCGGTGGATCGGATCAGCGGCGAGCGCGTCGCGGTGAAGATCTTCAGCGGGCTCGTCGAGGGCGCGGGGCGCGACGCGCTGCAACGCTTCGAACGCGAGGCGCGCGCGCTCGAGCGGCTGCGACACCCGAACGTGGTGCCGCTGCATCAGTACGTGCCCGAAGGGCCGGCGATGGTGCTCGCGTTCATGCGCGGCGGGTCGCTCGCGGACAAGATGCGCGAGGGGCCGATGGCGCCGGCGCGCGCCGCGGAGATCACCTGCCTGCTCCTGTCGGCGCTCGGCGAGGCGCACCGGCTCGGGATCCTGCACCGCGACGTGAAGCCCGCGAACGTGCTCTTCGACGACGCGGGGACGGCGATGCTCTCGGACTTCGGCGCGGCGCACCTCGGCGACCTGTCGAGCACGGCGACGGCCGGCGCGATCGGCACGTACGCGTACATGTCGCCCGAGCAGAGGCTCGGCCGTCCGGCAGGGATCACGAGTGATCTCTACGCGGTGGGCGCCGTGCTTTACGAGCTGCTCACGGGAGAAGCCGCGGAGCCCGTGCGCGGGCGCTTCCACGGTGCCGCGCCGAGCGAGAAGAACCCCGAGCTCGGTCCGGAGCACGACGCCGCCGTGGCCACGCTGCTCGCCGAAGAACCGGATCGGAGGCCCGAGGACGCCTTCGAAGCGCGGCGAGCGCTCTCGGCGCTCCGCTGGCCGGAGGCGCTGCCGAAGCGATGGACCACGACGAACGAGAGCGAACGTCCCGCCGCGCCGAAGCAAGGTGATCGCCTCGGGCCGCCGCTCGCGCTCGGCGACGGGCGCGACATGGCGAGCCTGCGGCACGACGCATGGCTCGACCGCGAGGTGCTCGTGATCCCGATGGACGAGGCCTCGCTCGCGCAAGCGCGCGCCTTCGCGCGGGCCGGGTCGCCCGCGCTGCCGACGGTGCTGCGCGTGGACCGCGCGGCCGGCGAGATCTGGGTCGCTCCGCCGCTCGGCAAGGCGCTCGCCGATGCGCCGCGATCGCTCGACGCGGCGACGATCGAGCGGCTCGGGCAGGCGCTCGTGGCGCTCGCGGCCGTGGGCGGGGCGCACGGCCACGTCGACGCGCAGCACCTGTACTGGTTCGACGGCGAGCTCGAGCTCGCCTGGCCTCGAAAGCCGGCCCCGCCCGATGCCGCGGCGCGAGACCTCGCGGCGATCGAGGCGCTCGCCCGCGGGACGTCGCCCCCACGCTGA
- a CDS encoding cation:proton antiporter: MEQIPILRDLAIISIVGVVVVLLLGRVRLPAVAGLLLAGAFLGPTGFGLLSDAHRIQSLAEIGVVLLLFGIGLEFSLERLRQIAKTVTIGGSLQVGLTILAAVLCARVAGEPFSRGVLFGFLFALSSTALVLRTLAERGEVDAPHGRFIVGALIFQDLCVVPMVLVIPILAGRSGGDPTRDLALALGKAALLVLVTVVVARSLVPRFFAMVDRARSRELFLMAVLGICLATAFLTSLAGLSLALGAFLAGILLAGSEYAHRAIGDVLPLRHAFTSLFFVSLGMLLDVHVLVEEPISVGLYLAAFVLGKGFIATLSALSMRFPARVAWLAGVGLAQFGEFGFVLATLAERNGLITPAEDRALLAAGVLSMIITPLAMHLAPRVRAGEKILKPLERLLGARGIDEPMPEHSALSEHVIIVGYGVAGRMLARALAETHVPYLVLELNAETVRAAREAGEPAYYADVTSPEALANARVEHAAALVLLINDPEATRRAVAAAKRSAPEIPVLVRAHYIAADRALADLGADEVVFEELEAGLEMIARVLRRRAVPRNVIIERVNVARRDSKGLFVRKPTLQRPTLAELHELGELKVETFLVRSGSFACGKSPLDLDLRRKTGASLVAIRRGGSLCEDVTPSAPLREDDVLYLVGKLVSIEGAVRLLDEGD; the protein is encoded by the coding sequence ATGGAGCAGATCCCGATCCTTCGAGACCTGGCGATCATCTCGATCGTCGGTGTTGTCGTCGTCCTCCTCCTCGGCCGCGTGCGTCTGCCCGCCGTGGCGGGCCTCTTGCTCGCGGGCGCCTTCCTCGGCCCCACGGGCTTCGGGCTGCTCAGCGACGCGCACCGCATCCAGTCGCTCGCCGAGATCGGCGTCGTGCTCCTGCTCTTCGGCATCGGCCTCGAGTTCTCGCTCGAACGGCTGCGCCAGATCGCCAAGACCGTCACGATCGGCGGCTCGCTCCAGGTCGGCCTCACGATCCTCGCGGCGGTCCTCTGCGCGCGCGTCGCGGGCGAACCTTTCTCACGCGGGGTCCTCTTCGGCTTCTTGTTCGCGCTCTCCAGCACCGCGCTCGTGCTGCGGACGCTCGCCGAGCGCGGCGAGGTCGACGCGCCGCACGGCCGCTTCATCGTCGGCGCGTTGATCTTCCAGGACCTCTGCGTCGTGCCGATGGTGCTCGTGATCCCGATCCTCGCGGGTCGGTCCGGAGGCGATCCGACGCGGGACCTCGCGCTCGCGCTGGGCAAGGCTGCGCTGCTCGTGCTGGTCACGGTGGTGGTGGCTCGCTCGCTCGTGCCGCGGTTCTTCGCGATGGTCGACCGCGCGCGCAGCCGCGAGCTCTTCCTCATGGCCGTGCTCGGCATCTGCCTCGCGACGGCGTTCCTCACCTCGCTCGCCGGGCTCTCGCTGGCGCTCGGCGCGTTCCTCGCGGGCATCTTGCTCGCGGGCAGCGAGTACGCGCACCGCGCGATCGGCGACGTGCTGCCGCTGCGCCACGCGTTCACGAGCCTGTTCTTCGTCTCGCTCGGCATGCTGCTCGACGTGCACGTGCTCGTCGAAGAGCCGATCTCCGTGGGCCTCTACCTCGCCGCGTTCGTCCTCGGCAAAGGGTTCATCGCGACGCTCTCGGCCCTGTCGATGCGCTTCCCCGCCCGCGTCGCCTGGCTCGCCGGCGTGGGGCTCGCGCAGTTCGGCGAGTTCGGCTTCGTGCTCGCGACGCTCGCCGAGCGCAACGGGCTGATCACGCCGGCCGAAGATCGAGCGCTCCTCGCGGCAGGCGTGCTCAGCATGATCATCACGCCCCTCGCCATGCACCTCGCGCCGCGCGTGCGCGCCGGGGAGAAGATCCTGAAGCCGCTCGAGCGGCTGCTCGGCGCGCGCGGCATCGACGAGCCCATGCCCGAGCACAGCGCGCTCTCGGAGCACGTGATCATCGTCGGCTACGGCGTGGCCGGCAGGATGCTCGCGCGCGCGCTCGCCGAGACCCACGTGCCCTACCTCGTGCTCGAGCTGAACGCGGAGACCGTACGCGCCGCGCGCGAGGCGGGCGAGCCTGCGTATTACGCGGACGTCACGAGCCCCGAGGCGCTCGCGAACGCGCGGGTCGAGCACGCCGCGGCGCTCGTCCTGCTCATCAACGACCCCGAGGCCACGCGCCGCGCCGTGGCCGCCGCCAAGCGAAGCGCGCCGGAGATCCCCGTGCTCGTGCGCGCCCACTACATCGCCGCCGACCGGGCGCTCGCCGATCTCGGCGCCGACGAGGTGGTCTTCGAGGAGCTCGAGGCCGGGCTCGAGATGATCGCCCGCGTCTTGCGCCGACGCGCCGTCCCGCGGAACGTGATCATCGAACGCGTGAACGTCGCGCGCCGCGACAGCAAAGGGCTCTTCGTGCGCAAGCCGACGCTGCAGAGGCCCACGCTCGCGGAGCTGCACGAGCTCGGCGAGCTCAAGGTCGAGACGTTCCTCGTGCGGAGCGGATCGTTCGCGTGTGGCAAGAGCCCGCTCGACCTCGATCTACGCCGCAAGACCGGCGCGAGCCTGGTGGCGATCCGCAGGGGCGGCTCGCTCTGCGAGGACGTCACGCCGAGCGCGCCGCTCCGGGAGGACGACGTGCTTTACCTCGTCGGCAAGCTCGTCTCGATCGAGGGCGCCGTGCGGCTGCTCGACGAGGGCGACTGA
- a CDS encoding ABC transporter permease, producing MSTPSKKLPALPEPPFWVKLAQRGSNFLVHLGQLGRMTGETFAAMFKRPFEFQSTLYQMEQLGIRSLGIACATALFTGMVMAVQFAFGLQKFGGMEYTGRVIGLSFSRELAPTLTAVIVGGRIGSGIAAEVGSMAVTEQIDAIRALGADPMKKLVVPRLISCVIVMPVLGALALVIGFSGAMMICDWQFGIPWGFFLRSALGSMHFRDFWMGLMKCPFFGAIIALVGCHFGMITRGGTEGVGQSTTRAVVGVSISILVADFVLTKLGFIIFG from the coding sequence GTGAGTACACCCTCGAAGAAGCTGCCGGCGCTGCCGGAGCCGCCTTTCTGGGTGAAGCTGGCGCAGCGGGGATCGAACTTCCTCGTGCACCTCGGGCAGCTCGGGCGGATGACGGGCGAGACGTTCGCCGCGATGTTCAAGCGGCCGTTCGAGTTCCAGTCGACGCTCTACCAGATGGAGCAGCTCGGCATACGCTCGCTGGGGATCGCGTGCGCGACGGCGCTCTTCACGGGCATGGTGATGGCGGTGCAGTTCGCCTTCGGCCTGCAGAAGTTCGGCGGCATGGAGTACACGGGCCGCGTGATCGGGCTGTCGTTCTCGCGCGAGCTCGCGCCGACGCTGACGGCGGTGATCGTGGGAGGTCGGATCGGCTCGGGCATCGCGGCCGAGGTGGGGTCGATGGCGGTGACGGAGCAGATCGACGCGATCCGCGCGCTCGGGGCGGACCCGATGAAGAAGCTCGTGGTGCCGCGGTTGATCTCGTGCGTGATCGTGATGCCGGTGCTCGGGGCGCTGGCGCTCGTGATCGGCTTCTCGGGCGCGATGATGATCTGCGACTGGCAGTTCGGCATCCCGTGGGGGTTCTTCCTGCGCTCGGCGCTCGGCTCGATGCACTTCCGCGACTTCTGGATGGGGCTCATGAAGTGCCCGTTCTTCGGGGCGATCATCGCGCTCGTGGGCTGTCACTTCGGCATGATCACGCGCGGCGGGACCGAGGGCGTGGGGCAGTCGACGACGCGGGCGGTGGTGGGCGTGTCGATCTCGATCCTCGTGGCGGACTTCGTGCTGACGAAGCTGGGGTTCATCATTTTCGGCTGA
- a CDS encoding rhomboid family intramembrane serine protease, producing MLPLRDRLPVRRPAYVNWLLIITNIVVFVWTQALISVAGPRGQVARAHEMLMEHGLVPARLMHEPVEALPTLFSSMFMHDPSGWAHLGGNMLYLWIFGDNVEDAMGSRRYALFYVLCGIAAAMAQVLVNPGSVVPMVGASGAISGVLAAYGSLYPRSPITVLNPILPLWLFFGIFLELPAWLIILEYFVVNLFSGLGSLGGTGGGVAFFAHLGGFVAGALLIRLFIRDKTPREHDRWTQFRPPAQRRRSPYDPRPPSPPSPRRPHGRDPWGW from the coding sequence ATGCTGCCCCTTCGAGACCGCCTGCCAGTCCGGCGCCCGGCCTACGTCAACTGGCTGCTGATCATCACGAACATCGTCGTCTTCGTGTGGACGCAGGCGCTGATCTCGGTGGCCGGGCCCCGCGGGCAGGTGGCGCGGGCGCACGAGATGCTCATGGAGCACGGCCTCGTGCCTGCGCGGCTCATGCACGAGCCCGTCGAGGCCCTGCCGACGCTCTTCTCGAGCATGTTCATGCACGATCCGTCGGGCTGGGCGCACCTCGGCGGCAACATGCTCTACCTCTGGATCTTCGGCGACAACGTCGAGGACGCCATGGGCAGCCGCAGGTACGCGCTGTTCTACGTGCTCTGCGGGATCGCCGCGGCGATGGCGCAGGTGCTCGTCAACCCCGGCTCGGTCGTGCCGATGGTCGGCGCCTCGGGCGCGATCTCGGGTGTGCTCGCGGCGTACGGCTCGCTCTACCCGCGCTCGCCGATCACGGTGCTGAACCCGATCCTGCCCCTCTGGCTCTTCTTCGGCATCTTCCTCGAGCTGCCAGCCTGGCTGATCATCCTCGAGTATTTCGTGGTGAACCTCTTCAGCGGGCTCGGCTCGCTCGGCGGCACGGGCGGAGGCGTGGCGTTTTTCGCGCACCTCGGCGGCTTCGTCGCCGGCGCGCTCCTCATCCGCCTGTTCATCCGGGACAAGACCCCCCGCGAGCACGACCGCTGGACCCAGTTCCGCCCGCCCGCCCAGCGGCGCCGCTCCCCGTACGACCCGCGCCCGCCCTCGCCGCCCTCGCCCCGACGGCCCCACGGACGGGATCCTTGGGGTTGGTGA
- the cysS gene encoding cysteine--tRNA ligase produces the protein MPAIGLRLHDTMTGKLTQLVPKRAGEVRVYCCGPTVYDVAHVGHARAALAPDVLVRHLRSQGVRVVYTRNVTDVDDKILARSKENDETPLALSARMTAHYQEDIRGLGCVDPDHEPRVSDSIGDIVAIVEKLITNGNAYVVDMPNGAKDVYYAVRSFAEYGKLSHRNLDDLCSGARVEVCELKRDPLDFALWKGCEADAWGWESPWGRGRPGWHIECSAMSERYLGYGFDVHCGGMDLVFPHHENEIAQSEAAHPGEGPFCSLWIHNGFVNVDKEKMSKSLGNFVTIRDVYQRNDAEALRYFLLTVHYRGPIFFETEKRDDGRVVFPGVLEAERRVDYLYHTLGRLGSLAGLAGGAGTADDGAPAPTMRLPKEMAPMMELASQARGKVEQALDDDLNTPVALAVVGELARAGNELVDLAQRRRKDAEIAKAAPLVARMLARALWSSVEPIGILQTPMDVYRSRTQARRLSILGKTAEEIAALVEERRQARQAKDFARGDAIRKELEALGIEVADNPTGTTWRIGV, from the coding sequence ATGCCTGCGATCGGCCTACGCCTCCACGACACGATGACCGGCAAGCTGACCCAGCTGGTCCCCAAAAGGGCCGGCGAGGTGCGCGTCTACTGCTGCGGTCCCACCGTCTACGACGTCGCGCACGTGGGCCACGCCCGCGCCGCGCTCGCCCCGGACGTGCTCGTCAGGCACCTGCGCAGCCAGGGCGTGCGGGTCGTCTACACGCGCAACGTGACGGACGTCGACGACAAGATCCTCGCGCGCTCGAAGGAGAACGACGAGACGCCGCTCGCGCTCTCGGCGCGCATGACGGCGCACTACCAGGAGGACATCCGCGGGCTCGGCTGCGTCGATCCCGACCACGAGCCGCGCGTCTCCGACTCGATCGGAGACATCGTGGCGATCGTCGAGAAGCTGATCACGAACGGCAACGCCTACGTGGTGGACATGCCGAACGGCGCGAAGGACGTCTACTACGCGGTCCGCTCCTTCGCCGAGTACGGCAAGCTCTCGCATCGCAACCTCGACGACCTCTGCTCGGGCGCGCGCGTGGAGGTCTGCGAGCTGAAGCGCGACCCGCTCGATTTTGCGCTCTGGAAGGGCTGCGAGGCGGACGCGTGGGGCTGGGAGAGCCCGTGGGGGCGAGGCCGGCCGGGCTGGCACATCGAGTGCTCGGCGATGAGCGAGCGCTACCTCGGGTACGGCTTCGACGTGCACTGCGGCGGCATGGACCTCGTCTTCCCGCACCACGAGAACGAGATCGCGCAGAGCGAGGCCGCGCATCCGGGCGAGGGTCCCTTCTGCTCGCTCTGGATCCACAACGGCTTCGTCAACGTCGACAAGGAGAAGATGTCGAAGTCGCTCGGCAACTTCGTCACGATCCGCGACGTCTACCAGCGCAACGACGCCGAGGCGCTGCGTTACTTCCTGCTCACGGTGCACTACCGCGGCCCGATCTTCTTCGAGACGGAGAAGCGCGACGACGGGCGCGTGGTCTTCCCGGGCGTGCTCGAGGCCGAGCGGCGCGTGGATTACCTCTACCACACGCTCGGCCGGCTCGGCTCGCTGGCCGGTCTCGCGGGCGGGGCGGGGACGGCCGACGACGGGGCGCCTGCGCCGACGATGCGTTTGCCGAAGGAGATGGCGCCGATGATGGAGCTCGCGTCGCAGGCGCGCGGGAAGGTGGAGCAGGCGCTCGACGACGACCTCAACACGCCGGTGGCGCTGGCGGTCGTGGGCGAGCTCGCGCGCGCGGGCAACGAGCTCGTGGACCTCGCGCAGAGGCGCCGCAAGGACGCGGAGATCGCGAAGGCGGCGCCGCTCGTGGCGAGGATGCTGGCGCGCGCGCTCTGGTCTTCGGTGGAGCCGATCGGCATCTTGCAGACGCCGATGGACGTCTACCGGTCGCGCACGCAGGCGCGTCGCCTGTCGATTTTGGGCAAGACGGCCGAGGAGATCGCGGCGCTCGTCGAGGAGCGACGGCAGGCGCGGCAGGCGAAGGACTTCGCGCGTGGGGACGCCATCCGGAAGGAGCTCGAGGCGCTCGGCATCGAGGTGGCGGACAACCCGACCGGGACGACCTGGCGGATTGGCGTTTAG